The Ignatzschineria rhizosphaerae genome contains a region encoding:
- a CDS encoding acyltransferase family protein, with the protein MTQQNHIKYRPDIDGLRALAVLSVIVFHFKSSWLPGGFLGVDIFFVISGYLITSIIYRQVSNGRFTFRDFYTRRIKRILPLFFTVLLVTVIVAILLFDTRDFEGFWRTAKYAMQFRANRAFSGQGYFDPVSEEKPLLHLWSLAIEEQFYFIWPLSFYLIYKGVKSRENPQIWLFWIAIAGIILSLLYTEFRLLKEPGKAYFELSTRASELLVGCALALNPYTLSNRHKHLLGIVGIIILVACFAMYSEAIPFPGVTAMVPTIAAAFFIFDTNVNAPYKRIFTYTPVRLIGLWSFSLYLWHWPVLAFMRYVLNDTELPISWMIWGFILIVILSIFTYYVVENPIRKLKLNFKWSLLLVYLLPFGVMVSIHQLVITKPIGDYFNLNDSNELVDWVNAGQVCMDSPITESCYVGDLESTKRVLVIGDSHTGHLAGFMDTVGKHERFKAHMVAASGCGLPPSKALINVSQQQSSNTCLMINDYLLESFGDYDAVIISQYLAPKLYEPEEQSHNYQEKFKNTVNTISEGQNVYLIADIPALSIPSPARYLKLKKIGLEQYMLPKTHYSHEDANVYLRSLAEDDANVHFVEISDLIPTSGVLEGLPLYFDDNHLNFYGSKRVGELFIENRQLLKED; encoded by the coding sequence ATGACGCAACAAAACCACATTAAATATAGACCCGATATTGATGGTCTTCGTGCATTAGCTGTACTTTCAGTTATTGTTTTTCACTTTAAGAGCTCATGGTTACCAGGTGGTTTTTTAGGTGTTGATATCTTCTTTGTGATATCGGGATATTTAATTACGTCTATTATTTATAGGCAAGTTAGTAATGGTCGATTTACGTTTAGAGATTTTTATACGCGTCGAATTAAACGGATCTTGCCCCTCTTTTTTACGGTATTGCTGGTAACCGTTATTGTTGCGATTCTTTTATTTGATACACGAGACTTCGAAGGATTTTGGCGTACTGCAAAATATGCAATGCAGTTCAGAGCCAATAGGGCGTTTAGTGGGCAAGGATATTTTGACCCTGTTTCAGAAGAGAAGCCCCTATTACATCTTTGGTCTTTAGCAATTGAAGAGCAGTTTTATTTTATTTGGCCTTTGAGCTTCTATTTAATTTATAAGGGCGTGAAGTCCCGAGAAAACCCTCAAATATGGCTTTTTTGGATCGCGATTGCAGGGATAATATTGAGCCTACTCTACACAGAGTTTAGGTTGTTAAAGGAGCCTGGGAAAGCGTACTTTGAATTGAGTACAAGAGCTTCAGAATTACTAGTGGGTTGTGCTCTAGCACTTAACCCTTATACATTAAGCAATCGTCATAAACATCTATTGGGAATAGTAGGGATTATTATTCTAGTGGCTTGTTTTGCGATGTATTCTGAGGCAATACCTTTCCCTGGTGTTACGGCAATGGTGCCGACTATTGCAGCGGCATTTTTTATTTTTGATACGAATGTTAATGCCCCGTATAAAAGAATTTTTACTTATACGCCAGTAAGATTAATTGGTTTATGGTCATTTTCCCTTTATTTATGGCATTGGCCCGTACTAGCATTTATGCGTTACGTTCTAAATGATACAGAGCTACCAATATCATGGATGATTTGGGGTTTTATCCTGATAGTTATTTTATCTATTTTTACGTATTATGTTGTCGAAAACCCGATTAGAAAATTAAAGCTTAATTTTAAGTGGAGTCTGTTATTAGTTTATCTGTTACCTTTTGGGGTGATGGTCTCTATTCACCAGCTTGTAATAACAAAACCTATCGGAGATTACTTTAATTTAAATGACTCTAACGAGTTGGTTGATTGGGTTAATGCGGGGCAAGTTTGTATGGATAGTCCTATTACAGAGAGCTGTTATGTTGGTGATCTTGAGTCTACCAAAAGAGTTTTAGTGATAGGAGATTCTCATACAGGGCACTTAGCAGGATTTATGGATACTGTAGGGAAGCATGAGAGATTTAAAGCGCATATGGTAGCGGCAAGTGGTTGTGGATTGCCTCCATCTAAAGCCTTAATTAATGTATCTCAGCAGCAATCAAGTAATACTTGTCTAATGATTAATGATTATTTGTTGGAAAGCTTTGGGGATTATGATGCGGTGATTATTTCGCAATATCTAGCGCCAAAACTTTATGAGCCAGAAGAGCAATCTCATAATTACCAAGAGAAATTTAAAAATACAGTCAATACAATTTCTGAAGGTCAAAATGTTTATTTAATCGCAGATATTCCTGCATTAAGCATTCCGTCTCCAGCACGTTATTTGAAATTAAAAAAGATTGGTTTAGAGCAGTATATGTTGCCAAAAACGCATTATTCACATGAGGATGCGAACGTGTATCTAAGATCACTTGCGGAAGATGATGCAAATGTGCATTTTGTGGAAATAAGTGATCTAATCCCAACGAGTGGGGTATTAGAAGGATTGCCTCTCTACTTTGATGATAACCATTTAAACTTTTATGGAAGCAAAAGAGTGGGAGAGCTCTTTATCGAGAATAGGCAGCTTTTAAAAGAAGATTAA